From the genome of Duffyella gerundensis, one region includes:
- the secA gene encoding preprotein translocase subunit SecA: MLIKLLTKVFGSSNDRTLRRMRKVVETINKMEPEFVKLSDEQLKAKTDEFRARLAKGTSLEELIPEAFATVREASKRVFNMRHFDVQLLGGMVLNNRCIAEMRTGEGKTLTATLPAYLNALTGKGVHVITVNDYLAQRDAENNRPLFEFLGLSIGINLPNMPAPAKREAYAADITYGTNNEYGFDYLRDNMAFSPEERVQRKLNYALVDEVDSILIDEARTPLIISGPAEDSSELYIKVNKIIPHLIRQEKEDSDTFQGEGHFSVDEKARQVHLTERGLVAIEELLVSEGIMEEGESLYSPTNIMLMHHVTAALRSHVLFTRDVDYIVKDGEVIIVDEHTGRTMQGRRWSDGLHQAIEAKEGVEIQNENQTLASITFQNYFRLYDKLAGMTGTADTEAFEFSSIYKLDTIVVPTNRPMVRKDLPDLVYMTEKEKIDAIIEDIRERTANGQPVLVGTISIEKSEVVSNELTRAGIKHNVLNAKFHAREADIVAQAGQPGAVTIATNMAGRGTDIVLGGSWQSEIAELADPTPEQIAKIKADWQVRHDAVLASGGLHIIGTERHESRRIDNQLRGRAGRQGDQGSSRFYLSMEDALMRIFASDRVSNMMRKLGMKPGEAIEHPWVTKAIANAQRKVESRNFDIRKQLLEYDDVANDQRRAIYSQRNELLDVSDVSETINSIREDVLKTTIDTYIPPQSLEEMWDVAGLEERLRNDFDLDLPIAQWLDKEPDLHEETLRERIMSEAIKAYAAKEEIVGTEMMRNFEKGIMLQTLDSLWKEHLAAMDYLRQGIHLRGYAQKDPKQEYKRESFAMFGAMLESLKYEVISTLSKVQVRMPEEVEQMEQQRREEAERLQQQQQLSHVDDETVEAAELATQSGERKVGRNDLCPCGSGKKYKQCHGRLA, translated from the coding sequence ATGTTAATCAAATTACTCACCAAAGTTTTTGGCAGTAGCAACGATCGTACGCTTCGCCGTATGCGTAAAGTGGTTGAAACCATCAACAAGATGGAACCCGAGTTTGTAAAACTGTCTGATGAACAGCTCAAAGCCAAGACCGACGAGTTTCGTGCGCGTCTGGCAAAAGGCACCTCCCTGGAAGAGTTAATTCCTGAAGCCTTTGCCACCGTTCGCGAAGCCAGTAAGCGTGTATTTAACATGCGTCACTTTGACGTCCAGCTGCTCGGCGGTATGGTGCTGAATAACCGTTGCATCGCGGAAATGCGCACCGGTGAAGGTAAAACCCTGACCGCCACACTGCCTGCTTATCTGAACGCACTCACTGGCAAAGGCGTACACGTTATTACCGTGAACGACTATCTTGCCCAGCGCGATGCAGAAAATAACCGTCCGCTGTTTGAATTCCTCGGTCTGAGCATTGGTATCAACCTGCCAAATATGCCTGCGCCGGCCAAGCGTGAAGCATATGCGGCCGATATTACCTACGGCACCAACAACGAATATGGCTTTGACTATCTGCGTGACAACATGGCATTCAGTCCTGAAGAGCGCGTACAGCGTAAGCTGAACTATGCGCTAGTGGATGAAGTTGACTCCATTTTGATCGATGAAGCGCGCACGCCGTTAATCATCTCCGGTCCGGCTGAAGACAGCTCTGAACTCTATATCAAAGTAAACAAAATCATTCCGCATCTGATTCGTCAGGAAAAAGAAGATTCCGACACCTTCCAGGGTGAAGGCCACTTCTCCGTCGATGAAAAAGCGCGCCAGGTGCACCTGACCGAGCGTGGACTGGTCGCCATTGAAGAGCTGCTGGTGAGCGAAGGGATCATGGAAGAGGGTGAATCGCTCTACTCGCCGACCAACATTATGCTGATGCATCATGTCACCGCCGCATTGCGCTCACATGTGCTGTTTACTCGCGATGTGGACTACATCGTGAAAGATGGTGAAGTGATCATCGTTGATGAGCACACCGGCCGTACCATGCAGGGACGTCGTTGGTCAGATGGCCTGCATCAGGCTATCGAAGCAAAAGAAGGCGTTGAAATCCAGAACGAAAACCAGACGCTGGCTTCCATCACCTTTCAGAACTACTTCCGCTTGTACGACAAACTGGCAGGCATGACCGGTACCGCCGATACCGAAGCATTTGAATTCAGCTCTATCTACAAGCTGGATACCATTGTGGTGCCAACCAACCGGCCGATGGTGCGTAAAGATCTGCCTGATTTGGTCTACATGACCGAAAAAGAGAAAATCGACGCGATCATTGAGGATATCCGCGAGCGTACCGCGAACGGCCAGCCCGTGCTGGTGGGTACCATCTCGATTGAAAAATCAGAGGTGGTTTCTAATGAGCTGACGCGTGCAGGTATCAAACACAACGTTCTTAACGCCAAATTCCACGCCCGTGAAGCGGACATCGTTGCACAGGCAGGCCAGCCGGGCGCGGTGACCATCGCTACCAACATGGCAGGTCGTGGTACCGATATCGTGCTGGGCGGCAGCTGGCAGTCAGAAATTGCCGAGCTGGCCGATCCGACGCCAGAGCAAATCGCAAAAATTAAAGCTGACTGGCAGGTTCGCCACGATGCCGTTCTGGCTTCAGGCGGCCTGCACATTATCGGCACCGAGCGCCACGAATCTCGTCGTATTGATAACCAGCTGCGCGGTCGTGCCGGTCGTCAGGGCGATCAGGGTTCATCACGCTTCTATCTGTCGATGGAAGATGCGCTGATGCGTATTTTTGCCTCCGATCGCGTTTCTAACATGATGCGTAAACTGGGTATGAAGCCAGGTGAAGCGATTGAACACCCATGGGTGACCAAAGCGATTGCCAATGCGCAGCGCAAAGTGGAAAGCCGTAACTTTGATATTCGTAAGCAGCTGCTGGAATACGATGACGTTGCTAACGATCAGCGCCGTGCTATCTACAGTCAGCGTAATGAGTTGCTTGATGTTTCTGACGTCAGCGAAACCATCAACAGTATCCGCGAAGATGTGCTGAAAACCACCATCGATACCTACATTCCACCGCAGTCGCTGGAAGAAATGTGGGATGTTGCCGGCCTGGAAGAGCGTCTGAGAAACGATTTCGATCTCGATCTGCCGATTGCACAATGGTTGGATAAAGAGCCGGATCTGCATGAAGAGACGCTACGCGAACGTATCATGAGCGAAGCCATAAAAGCCTACGCCGCGAAAGAAGAGATTGTCGGCACCGAAATGATGCGTAATTTTGAAAAAGGCATCATGTTGCAGACGCTGGATTCATTGTGGAAAGAGCATCTGGCCGCGATGGATTATCTGCGTCAGGGCATCCATCTGCGTGGCTATGCACAGAAAGATCCTAAGCAGGAATATAAGCGCGAATCTTTCGCCATGTTTGGCGCCATGCTGGAATCACTGAAATATGAAGTGATCAGCACGTTGAGCAAGGTTCAGGTACGCATGCCGGAAGAAGTGGAGCAGATGGAGCAGCAGCGTCGCGAAGAAGCTGAGCGCCTGCAGCAGCAGCAGCAGTTAAGTCATGTCGATGATGAAACCGTTGAGGCCGCTGAACTGGCGACGCAAAGCGGCGAGCGTAAAGTAGGACGTAATGATCTTTGCCCATGCGGTTCCGGTAAGAAATACAAGCAGTGCCATGGCCGTCTGGCATAA
- the yacG gene encoding DNA gyrase inhibitor YacG, producing the protein MQKDVTIVNCPTCKKEVIWDELSPWRPFCSKRCQLIDLGEWANEEKRIASNNDLSDSDDWSELEPRNDD; encoded by the coding sequence ATGCAAAAAGACGTGACCATCGTTAACTGTCCAACCTGTAAAAAAGAGGTGATTTGGGATGAGCTAAGCCCGTGGCGTCCCTTTTGCAGCAAACGTTGTCAGCTAATCGATTTAGGCGAATGGGCTAACGAAGAGAAACGTATTGCCAGCAATAACGATCTCTCCGATAGCGATGACTGGAGCGAGCTGGAGCCGCGTAACGACGACTAG
- a CDS encoding winged helix-turn-helix domain-containing protein, which yields MMTLAPIKASSDGTTNSADIIGMQCATFKDILSVDGVMNTLTYHPANQVIPLNEAQKRLFYCMFFNINRKKSIIATVWHENHLRIGDNNYHQLIFQSRALLKRYGLSEKLLITVPCYGIRFNTKLMEEIARHDLAR from the coding sequence ATGATGACCTTAGCACCGATAAAAGCATCTTCGGATGGCACCACTAATAGCGCAGACATTATCGGAATGCAGTGCGCGACGTTTAAAGATATTCTTTCGGTTGATGGCGTTATGAATACGCTGACCTATCATCCCGCCAACCAAGTTATCCCCCTGAATGAGGCACAGAAGCGGCTTTTTTATTGCATGTTTTTCAATATCAACCGTAAAAAAAGTATCATCGCCACTGTGTGGCATGAAAATCATCTGAGGATAGGCGACAATAATTATCATCAGCTCATATTTCAAAGCCGCGCGTTACTAAAGCGGTATGGATTATCAGAAAAGCTATTAATTACCGTTCCCTGCTATGGCATTCGTTTTAATACTAAGCTCATGGAAGAGATCGCCAGGCATGATCTCGCGAGATAA
- the ppdD gene encoding prepilin peptidase-dependent pilin, with protein sequence MEMQRGFTLIELMIVIGIVAILSAIGLPAYQNYLQRAALTDMLQTMVPYKTAVELCTIERGATANCNAGENGIPAAKGSRYVASVAVNAGAITLTGQESLSGLNVVMSPLWNSNEGQMSWQRACTSDNSSLQDNCLNVFRFDDKQG encoded by the coding sequence ATGGAAATGCAACGCGGATTTACCCTGATTGAACTCATGATCGTCATTGGCATTGTCGCCATACTCAGCGCCATTGGCCTGCCGGCCTATCAGAATTACCTGCAGCGCGCCGCCCTGACTGACATGCTGCAAACCATGGTGCCCTATAAAACGGCAGTAGAGCTCTGCACCATTGAGCGTGGCGCAACCGCTAACTGTAATGCTGGCGAGAACGGTATTCCGGCAGCAAAAGGTTCACGTTATGTCGCCAGCGTGGCGGTAAATGCCGGAGCCATTACGCTAACCGGGCAGGAAAGCCTCAGCGGATTGAATGTGGTGATGAGCCCGCTCTGGAACAGCAATGAGGGGCAGATGAGCTGGCAACGCGCCTGCACCAGTGACAACAGCAGCTTGCAGGATAACTGCCTCAATGTGTTCCGCTTCGACGATAAGCAGGGATGA
- the zapD gene encoding cell division protein ZapD produces MTNILFEHPLNEKMRTWLRIEFLLAQLQGSRYIADHLTALTFFRNMGDLLDVFDRGELRTEMTKELERQQQKLLAWADVPGVDMAVVEQLRDRLKAQSSQLLAAPRIGQLLREDRLIALVRQRLSIPGGCCSFDLPTLHIWLHIDQAQRDRQVDIWLASLSPLSDTLTIILDLIRQSATFRTHTSLNGFFQDNAEGADLLRLQLTLEDSLYPQVSGHKSRYAIRFLPLDSEHGEVPARLDFGLACC; encoded by the coding sequence ATGACCAACATTCTTTTTGAGCACCCATTAAATGAGAAAATGCGCACCTGGCTGCGCATCGAATTTCTGCTGGCGCAACTTCAGGGCAGCCGCTACATCGCCGATCACCTCACCGCGCTGACCTTTTTCCGCAACATGGGCGATCTGCTGGATGTGTTCGATCGGGGAGAGTTGCGTACGGAAATGACCAAAGAGCTGGAGCGTCAACAGCAGAAGCTGCTCGCCTGGGCTGATGTGCCTGGCGTCGATATGGCAGTGGTGGAACAGCTGCGCGACCGGTTGAAGGCGCAGTCAAGTCAACTGCTGGCGGCGCCGCGCATTGGACAACTGCTGCGGGAAGACCGCCTGATTGCGCTGGTGCGTCAGCGGCTGAGCATACCCGGCGGCTGCTGCAGTTTTGATCTGCCAACGCTGCACATCTGGTTGCATATCGATCAGGCTCAGCGCGATCGTCAAGTGGACATCTGGCTCGCTTCGTTGAGTCCGCTCAGTGATACGCTAACCATTATTCTCGACCTGATTCGTCAATCGGCGACCTTTCGCACCCACACCAGCCTGAACGGTTTTTTCCAGGATAATGCCGAAGGCGCAGATTTATTGCGTTTGCAGCTGACGCTGGAGGATTCGCTCTATCCGCAGGTATCGGGTCATAAAAGTCGTTATGCTATTCGTTTTCTGCCGCTTGATAGCGAGCATGGTGAAGTACCGGCGCGGCTCGATTTTGGGCTCGCCTGTTGTTAA
- the mutT gene encoding 8-oxo-dGTP diphosphatase MutT: protein MKHLQVAVGVIRNASHEIFLAQRSSSSHMANMWEFPGGKIELGESAQQALVRELAEETGIEVTQAEAIGSADHTYEDVRVTLHFFLVEQWQGEPWGREGQPQRWVKQAELVAEEFPPANHALIARLRQEAAQLAN, encoded by the coding sequence ATGAAGCACTTACAGGTCGCGGTCGGCGTTATTCGCAACGCCAGCCATGAAATTTTTCTTGCGCAGCGTTCATCAAGCTCGCATATGGCAAATATGTGGGAGTTTCCCGGCGGAAAAATCGAGTTGGGAGAGAGCGCGCAGCAGGCGCTGGTGCGTGAGCTGGCTGAAGAAACCGGTATTGAGGTGACGCAGGCAGAAGCCATCGGCTCTGCCGATCACACCTATGAAGATGTGCGGGTTACACTGCATTTTTTCCTGGTGGAACAGTGGCAGGGTGAACCCTGGGGTCGGGAAGGGCAGCCACAACGTTGGGTTAAGCAGGCTGAGTTGGTAGCGGAAGAGTTTCCGCCGGCCAATCATGCGCTTATCGCCCGTTTACGTCAGGAAGCCGCCCAGTTAGCGAACTAG
- the coaE gene encoding dephospho-CoA kinase (Dephospho-CoA kinase (CoaE) performs the final step in coenzyme A biosynthesis.), translating into MSYTVALTGGIGSGKSTIANAFVNLGVDMVDADIIARQVVEPGTPALAAIEARFGAQIVNEQGQLIRSRLREIIFSSPDEKTWLNQLLHPLIQQETQRQLALCHSPWRLWVVPLLVENHLYHQADRVLVVDVDREIQLQRTLARDNVSLEQAQNILAAQATREARLAVADDIIDNNGTPESVLPRVAELHQRYLALAAAKQDQKHDQHSF; encoded by the coding sequence ATGTCATATACGGTTGCGCTTACCGGCGGCATCGGCAGCGGCAAAAGCACCATCGCGAATGCCTTTGTCAATCTTGGTGTCGATATGGTCGACGCTGATATTATCGCCCGCCAGGTTGTTGAGCCCGGCACGCCCGCACTGGCTGCTATTGAGGCACGTTTTGGTGCTCAGATAGTGAATGAACAGGGTCAGCTTATCCGCAGCCGCCTGCGTGAGATTATTTTTAGTTCACCCGATGAGAAAACCTGGTTAAATCAGCTGCTGCATCCGCTGATTCAGCAGGAAACGCAGCGTCAGCTGGCGCTTTGCCACTCACCCTGGCGTTTGTGGGTGGTGCCGCTGCTGGTGGAGAATCATCTTTATCATCAAGCTGACCGCGTGCTGGTGGTCGATGTTGATCGTGAAATCCAACTACAGCGCACACTGGCGCGCGATAACGTCAGTCTGGAACAGGCGCAAAATATTCTTGCCGCTCAGGCGACGCGAGAAGCACGACTCGCCGTGGCGGACGACATTATTGATAATAACGGCACGCCGGAATCGGTATTGCCGCGCGTTGCTGAACTGCATCAGCGCTATCTGGCGCTGGCAGCAGCAAAACAGGATCAGAAGCATGACCAACATTCTTTTTGA
- the hofC gene encoding protein transport protein HofC, whose product MADCVLFRWQAMDDNGALHQGEMLAADRQQAVMRLIEKDLLPIGCRQQKRYRAAQWKGDQKINFIRQLATLLQAGMTLADALRLIGEGHPHAGWRALIAALQEQVSRGDPFSTALQQWPTIFSPLFPALMQVGEVTGQLDSCCQQLAGQQERQQQLQKKVIKALRYPLFILLVAGAVSGGMLLFVLPEFVAIYDSFDSPLPAFTAAVMGFSEWLQSAFLPLAASMSALLLVWRRQRQRFVSVRRREQRLLLWLPLISSLYRGSQLSRIFTTLSLTQSAGLTLLQSLQAVEKTLDQAIWREEIVAIQQHISGGMPLHQAIQGSLFTPLCYQLIKSGEEAGALDTLLTRLAEWHETSTHEQADKLAATLEPLMMVVIGVIVGVLVIAMYLPIFGLGDALH is encoded by the coding sequence ATGGCTGACTGCGTACTGTTTCGCTGGCAGGCTATGGACGATAACGGCGCGCTGCATCAGGGCGAAATGCTGGCTGCCGATCGGCAACAGGCCGTCATGCGGCTGATAGAAAAAGATCTGCTGCCGATTGGTTGTCGCCAGCAGAAACGCTATCGCGCCGCCCAGTGGAAAGGCGATCAGAAAATCAACTTCATTCGCCAGCTTGCCACGCTGTTGCAGGCAGGCATGACGCTGGCCGATGCTTTGCGTCTGATTGGTGAAGGGCATCCGCATGCGGGCTGGCGTGCTCTGATTGCCGCATTACAGGAGCAGGTTTCACGTGGCGATCCCTTCTCCACTGCGCTGCAACAATGGCCAACCATCTTCAGCCCACTGTTTCCTGCGCTGATGCAGGTAGGCGAAGTCACCGGTCAACTCGATAGCTGTTGTCAGCAGCTGGCGGGTCAACAGGAGCGGCAGCAACAGCTGCAGAAAAAAGTCATCAAAGCGTTGCGCTATCCGCTGTTTATTTTGTTGGTTGCTGGTGCGGTGAGCGGCGGCATGCTGCTGTTTGTATTACCGGAGTTTGTCGCAATTTATGACTCTTTTGACTCGCCTCTTCCCGCTTTTACCGCTGCGGTAATGGGCTTCTCAGAATGGCTACAGTCAGCATTTTTACCGCTGGCCGCTTCCATGAGCGCCTTACTCCTTGTCTGGCGTCGCCAGCGGCAACGCTTTGTTTCAGTAAGACGCCGGGAGCAGCGACTGCTGCTGTGGCTGCCGTTGATATCTTCACTGTATCGTGGCAGCCAGCTAAGCCGCATTTTCACTACCCTGAGCCTGACGCAAAGTGCCGGGCTAACGTTATTACAAAGTCTGCAGGCGGTGGAAAAAACGCTGGATCAGGCGATCTGGCGCGAAGAGATCGTTGCCATTCAGCAGCACATTTCCGGTGGTATGCCGTTGCATCAGGCGATTCAGGGCTCGCTGTTCACGCCACTCTGCTATCAGCTGATTAAGTCTGGCGAAGAGGCAGGTGCGCTGGATACCCTGTTAACTCGCCTTGCTGAATGGCATGAAACCTCAACCCATGAGCAGGCGGATAAGCTGGCGGCCACATTAGAGCCATTGATGATGGTGGTGATCGGGGTGATTGTTGGCGTGTTGGTTATCGCCATGTATCTGCCCATTTTTGGACTGGGCGATGCGTTGCATTAA
- the nadC gene encoding carboxylating nicotinate-nucleotide diphosphorylase codes for MTARRYDHDSRKTALLSRIGNDIPPAVELALREDLGGTIDADNDLTALLLPADKVAQATVITREEGVFCGKRWVEEVFAQLGHQVSIQWQVDDGDRLLANQVLFTLHGPARIILTAERTALNFVQTLSGVATEVARYVALLAGTQTRLLDTRKTLPGLRTALKYAVLCGGGSNHRLGLADAFLIKENHIIATGSIAQAVEKALWLHPDVPVEVEVESLDELAQALNAGADIVMLDNFTPDMMRQAVEQNQQRALLEVSGNVTEATLPIIAATGVDFVSVGALTKHVRALDLSMRFQ; via the coding sequence ATGACCGCCCGCCGCTATGATCATGACAGCCGTAAAACTGCGTTGCTGAGCCGCATTGGCAACGATATCCCCCCTGCCGTAGAGCTGGCCCTGCGTGAAGACCTTGGCGGCACAATCGATGCTGATAACGATTTGACTGCCCTGCTTCTGCCTGCGGATAAAGTGGCTCAGGCAACGGTAATTACCCGCGAAGAAGGCGTTTTCTGTGGTAAACGCTGGGTCGAAGAGGTGTTTGCTCAGCTGGGTCACCAGGTCAGCATTCAGTGGCAGGTTGACGATGGCGACAGACTGCTGGCCAATCAGGTGCTTTTTACCCTGCATGGACCCGCGCGCATCATTCTCACCGCCGAGCGCACCGCGCTAAACTTTGTGCAAACGCTTTCCGGTGTGGCAACGGAAGTGGCTCGTTATGTGGCGCTGCTGGCCGGAACCCAAACGCGACTGCTGGATACGCGCAAAACGCTGCCTGGACTACGCACCGCGCTGAAATATGCCGTGCTGTGCGGCGGCGGAAGCAATCATCGTCTGGGATTGGCCGATGCGTTTTTGATTAAGGAAAATCATATTATCGCCACGGGCTCAATTGCGCAGGCCGTGGAAAAAGCGCTATGGCTGCATCCCGATGTGCCGGTGGAAGTCGAGGTTGAATCGCTTGATGAATTGGCACAGGCGCTGAATGCCGGGGCCGATATTGTGATGCTGGATAACTTCACACCCGACATGATGCGTCAGGCGGTGGAGCAGAATCAGCAGCGCGCGCTGCTGGAGGTATCAGGCAACGTTACGGAAGCGACGTTACCGATTATCGCCGCCACTGGCGTAGATTTCGTCTCGGTTGGCGCTCTGACCAAACATGTGCGGGCGCTGGATCTCTCCATGCGCTTTCAGTAA
- a CDS encoding GMP reductase gives MRIEEDIKLGFKDVLIRPKRSTLKSRSQVELAREFTFKHSAITWSGVPVIAANMDTVGTFTMAEALAAFDILTAVHKHYSVEQWQAFVQRVPESVLSHVMVSTGTSEADFLKLKQILALSPRLNFICIDVANGYSEHFVEFLQRAREACPGKTICAGNVVTGEMVEELILSGADIVKVGIGPGSVCTTRVKTGVGYPQLSAVIECADAAHGLGGQIVSDGGCAVPGDIAKAFGGGADFVMLGGMLAAHDECEGTVVEEQGEQFMLFYGMSSESAMKRHVGGVAQYRAAEGKTVRLPLRGPVEETARDILGGLRSACTYVGAERLKELTKRTTFIRVNEQENRVFNR, from the coding sequence ATGCGTATTGAAGAAGATATCAAGCTCGGCTTTAAAGATGTGCTAATCCGGCCTAAACGCTCAACGTTGAAAAGCCGATCGCAGGTTGAGCTTGCCCGCGAGTTTACCTTTAAACACTCCGCAATAACCTGGTCAGGCGTGCCTGTGATTGCCGCGAATATGGATACGGTGGGCACCTTTACCATGGCTGAAGCGTTAGCGGCTTTTGATATTCTCACCGCGGTACACAAACACTACAGCGTTGAGCAGTGGCAGGCCTTTGTGCAGCGCGTGCCGGAAAGTGTGCTCAGCCACGTTATGGTTTCCACGGGGACTTCTGAAGCTGACTTCCTCAAGCTGAAACAGATCCTTGCACTTTCGCCACGCCTGAACTTTATCTGCATCGACGTTGCCAACGGCTATTCAGAGCACTTCGTTGAGTTTTTACAGCGTGCGCGTGAAGCCTGCCCGGGAAAAACCATCTGTGCGGGTAACGTAGTCACCGGCGAGATGGTGGAGGAGCTAATTCTTTCCGGCGCGGATATTGTCAAAGTCGGTATTGGCCCCGGCTCGGTCTGCACCACGCGTGTCAAAACCGGCGTCGGTTATCCGCAGCTTTCCGCGGTGATTGAATGTGCCGATGCCGCTCATGGGCTCGGCGGGCAGATCGTCAGTGATGGCGGATGCGCCGTGCCAGGCGATATCGCGAAAGCCTTTGGCGGCGGGGCCGATTTCGTCATGCTGGGCGGCATGTTGGCAGCGCACGATGAGTGTGAAGGCACGGTGGTGGAAGAGCAGGGTGAACAGTTTATGCTGTTTTACGGCATGAGCTCTGAGTCAGCAATGAAACGCCATGTTGGCGGTGTGGCGCAGTATCGTGCAGCTGAGGGTAAAACGGTGCGTCTGCCGTTGCGCGGACCGGTTGAAGAGACGGCGCGCGATATTCTCGGCGGCCTGCGTTCTGCCTGTACTTATGTCGGCGCAGAAAGGCTTAAAGAGCTGACCAAACGTACTACCTTTATTCGCGTCAATGAACAGGAAAACCGCGTTTTTAATCGCTGA
- the gspE gene encoding type II secretion system protein GspE gives MKTSTRRPLDMLCQQYRAVVLHHDEQMLRVAIAQDASSIAEMTEALRFATQCRVEVEQWPPARLEQYAPCANPDAVREQPPAESAIDAVEAILTQAIQRRASDVHIEPQQHGLRVRLRIDGVLQILTQLPDVAPAGLIARLKILASLDIAERRLPQDGQFSITLTEKSASFRLSTLPTRYGEKCVVRLLQSEAHSVALEKLGMPAPLLRLYREALAKPQGLILVTGPTGSGKTFTLYSGLSALNQPEKNVCSVEDPVEIPLAGINQTQIHTRAGLDFNLVLRSLLRQDPDIIMVGEIRDAETAEIAVKAAQTGHLVLSTLHTNSTSETLTRLGQMGIPGYLLGSALKLIIAQRLVRRLCAHCRQPAEALAHFPPAVWPGTLQTWRAPGCDHCFSGYYGRLALFELLPINGKMQNAIAAEASADQLLVLAQQQGMRNLFSEGLLAVSRGETSLDEVNRIVGIEHG, from the coding sequence ATGAAAACGTCTACCCGTCGTCCGTTGGATATGCTCTGCCAGCAATATCGCGCAGTGGTTCTGCATCACGATGAGCAGATGTTGCGCGTGGCCATTGCGCAGGACGCCTCATCCATTGCAGAGATGACCGAAGCGCTGCGCTTTGCCACGCAGTGTCGCGTTGAGGTTGAACAGTGGCCGCCTGCCCGGCTTGAGCAATATGCCCCCTGTGCCAATCCTGACGCCGTGCGTGAACAGCCACCAGCAGAATCGGCGATTGATGCCGTTGAGGCGATACTCACTCAGGCTATCCAACGCCGGGCTTCCGATGTACATATTGAGCCGCAGCAGCATGGCCTGCGCGTTCGTCTGCGCATTGATGGCGTGCTGCAAATTCTGACCCAGTTGCCGGATGTGGCACCCGCAGGATTAATCGCCCGTCTGAAAATCCTTGCCAGTCTGGATATAGCCGAGCGACGTTTGCCGCAGGACGGCCAGTTCAGCATTACGCTGACAGAGAAGAGCGCCTCCTTTCGGCTGTCAACGCTGCCGACCCGCTATGGCGAGAAGTGCGTGGTGCGACTGCTGCAAAGCGAAGCGCATTCTGTTGCCCTGGAGAAACTGGGCATGCCCGCCCCGCTGCTTCGTCTCTATCGCGAGGCGCTGGCAAAACCTCAGGGATTAATTCTGGTAACCGGCCCAACCGGCAGCGGCAAAACCTTCACCCTCTATAGCGGCCTTAGCGCACTCAACCAGCCCGAGAAAAATGTTTGTAGCGTCGAAGATCCGGTTGAAATCCCGCTGGCAGGTATCAATCAGACACAGATTCATACTCGCGCCGGACTTGATTTCAACCTGGTGCTGCGATCCCTGCTGCGTCAGGATCCCGATATCATTATGGTCGGCGAAATACGCGATGCGGAGACGGCGGAGATTGCGGTCAAAGCCGCGCAGACTGGTCACCTGGTACTTTCCACGCTGCACACCAACTCCACCAGCGAAACGCTGACGCGCCTTGGACAGATGGGGATCCCCGGTTATCTGTTGGGTTCAGCGCTAAAGTTAATTATTGCGCAGCGCCTGGTACGCAGGCTGTGTGCGCACTGCCGTCAGCCAGCGGAGGCGCTGGCACATTTTCCTCCGGCGGTCTGGCCCGGCACGCTACAAACCTGGCGCGCCCCCGGCTGCGATCACTGCTTTTCCGGCTATTACGGTCGGCTGGCGCTGTTTGAACTGCTGCCGATTAACGGCAAGATGCAGAACGCTATTGCTGCAGAAGCCTCAGCGGATCAGCTGCTGGTACTGGCGCAGCAGCAGGGCATGCGCAATCTGTTCAGCGAGGGGTTGCTGGCGGTCAGCCGCGGCGAAACCTCACTGGATGAGGTGAATCGCATTGTAGGCATTGAGCATGGCTGA